The following proteins come from a genomic window of Nitrospira sp.:
- a CDS encoding Rrf2 family transcriptional regulator — translation MKLSKKSEYGLRALLELTLVHGKTTLQRHAIAARQHIPIEFLEQILLTLKRAGIVSSRRGVNGGYVLIKQPNEITLGQVIRILDGPLAPIGCVSKTAYQKCSDCPYADKTRCPVQQVMGTVRDAIAGILDHYSLADFAADHPKS, via the coding sequence ATGAAGCTCTCGAAGAAAAGTGAATATGGTCTCCGGGCATTGCTTGAGCTCACGCTCGTCCACGGAAAGACGACGCTGCAGCGTCACGCCATTGCCGCTCGCCAACACATTCCCATTGAATTCTTAGAGCAAATTCTTCTTACGCTCAAACGAGCGGGGATCGTCTCCAGCCGACGTGGAGTGAACGGCGGATACGTCCTTATTAAGCAACCGAACGAGATCACACTCGGTCAAGTTATACGCATACTCGATGGTCCACTGGCACCGATCGGCTGCGTGAGTAAGACGGCGTACCAGAAATGCAGCGATTGTCCTTATGCGGATAAGACACGGTGTCCCGTACAGCAAGTCATGGGCACAGTCCGTGATGCGATCGCAGGAATCCTCGATCACTATTCGCTTGCCGACTTTGCCGCAGACCATCCCAAAAGCTAA